In Labrus mixtus chromosome 13, fLabMix1.1, whole genome shotgun sequence, a single genomic region encodes these proteins:
- the rapgef4a gene encoding rap guanine nucleotide exchange factor 4 isoform X3, which translates to MAGLLTPPYGAMESGCSADRMPDKENISNNSFVSVSKHQNKKSFIESPAKLHLTCISQVPSEKILQAGKILRNAILSRAPHMIRDRKYHLKTYRQCCVGTELVDWQMQQSSCIHSRIQAVGMWQVLLEEGVLNHVDQELTFQDKYLFYRFLDDEQEDAPFPNEEERRESQEELQDTLLLLSQIGPDAHMRMILRKHPSERSADDLEIIYEELLHIKALSHLSTTVKRELAGVLIFESHAKSGTVLFSQGEEGTSWYIILKGSVNVVIYGKGVVCTLHEGDDFGKLALVNDAPRAASIVLREDNCHFLRVDKEDFNRILRDVEANTVRLKEHGQDVLVLEKSLSSSRASGHGASSSHFKYKVMSGTPEKILEHLLEMMRLDSQFTESDAALDDFVLVHCVFIPNTQLCPVLMAHYHAQALQGSEQEKLDYTLNNKRRVIRLVMQWAAVHGDHLQEEDMSVAFLEEFLVAVSHDAKVISALRDQLAELERIVKQNSEDARVSQKKHKVLLRQFSMGDEKLQRRQPIKSNDEILLKVYCCDHTYTTIRVPVVASVREVIGAVADKLGSAEDLLLVHLSSAGEKVIFKHNDVSVFSTVSVNGRLFACRRDQLDSLTPLPEQEGPSSGFLTSFELMSSKDVAYHMTSYDWELFNCVHELELIYHTIGRQNVKKTTVNLDLFLRRFNEIQFWVITEMCLCSQFSKRVQLLKKFIKIAAHCKEYKNLNAFFAIVMGLSNPAVCRLNQTWEKLPSKFKKFYGEFENLMDPSRNHRVYRLTVAKLDPPIIPFMPLLIKDMTFTHEGNKTFIDNLVNFEKMRMIANTVKILRYCRSQTFGPDSPQASKNHPGIRTYVRQLHVIDNQRTLTQLSHALEPRRS; encoded by the exons ATGGCTGGACTGCTCACCCCACCCTATGGTGCGATGGAAAGTGGTTGTAGTGCTGACA GAATGCCGGACAAAGAGAACATAAGCAACAACTCATTCGTCTCAGTCTCCAAACACCAGAATAAG AAATCATTCATTGAAAGTCCAGCCAAACTCCACCTTACATGCATTTCTCAG GTCCCCTCTGAGAAGATCCTGCAGGCGGGGAAGATCCTCCGCAACGCCATCCTCTCCAGGGCACCGCACATGATCAGAGACAGGAAGTACCATTTAAAGACGTACAG GCAGTGCTGTGTGGGAACCGAGTTGGTCGACTGGCAGATGCAGCAGAGCTCATGTATCCACTCTCGTATTCAGGCTGTGGGTATGTGGCAGGTGCTGCTGGAAGAGGGTGTTCTCAACCACG TGGACCAGGAGCTCACCTTCCAGGACAAATACCTCTTCTACCGCTTCCTCGATGACGAGCAGGAAGATGCTCCTTTCCccaatgaggaggagaggagggagagccaagaggagctgcaggacaCCTTGCTCCTCCTGTCACAGATCGGACCTGACGCCCACATGAGAATGATTCTCAGGAAACA tCCGTCTGAAAGGTCAGCAGATGATTTGGAGATCATTTATGAAGAGCTGCTGCATATAAAGGCTTTGTCTCACCTATCCACCACT GTGAAGAGAGAACTCGCAGGAGTGCTGATCTTTGAGTCCCATGCAAAGTCAGGGACTGTGT tgttcaGTCAGGGGGAGGAGGGCACATCATGGTACATTATTCTGAAGGGATCAGTCAATGTTGTCATTTATGGAAAA GGGGTTGTTTGCACTCTTCATGAAGGAGACGACTTTGGGAAGCTTGCTCTCGTTAACGACGCCCCCCGCGCTGCCTCCATTGTCCTGCGAGAGGACAACTGTCACTTCCTGAGAGTAGACAAGGAGGACTTCAACAGGATTCTGAGG GATGTAGAGGCCAACACAGTGCGTCTGAAGGAGCACGGTCAGGATGTTCTGGTGTTAGAGAAAAGTCTGAGCAGCAGTCGAGCCTCCGGCCATGGAGCCTCCTCCTCACACTTTAA ATACAAGGTGATGTCGGGGACCCCGGAGAAGATTTTGGAGCACCTCCTCGAAATGATGAGATTGGATTCTCAATTCACAGAGTCAG ATGCAGCCTTAGATGACTTTGTCCTCGTGCACTGTGTCTTCATCCCAAACACTCAGCTGTGTCCGGTGCTGATGGCCCA CTACCACGCCCAGGCCCTGCAGGGATCTGAACAGGAGAAACTGGACTATACACTGAACAACAAGCGCAGGGTGATCCGCCTGGTGATGCAGTGGGCTGCAGTACATGGAGAtcacctgcaggaggaggacatgtCGGTGGCCTTCCTAGAG GAGTTTCTTGTGGCTGTTTCTCATGATGCCAAAGTGATTTCAGCACTCAGGGATCAGCTAGCAGAGCTGGAGAGAATTGTAAAGCAGAA CTCTGAAGATGCCAGAGTCTCAcagaaaaag CACAAAGTCCTTCTGCGACAGTTCAGTATGGGAGACGAGAAGCTTCAAAGACGCCAGCCGATCAAGAGTAATGATGAAA TTCTGCTCAAAGTCTACTGCTGTGACCACACCTACACAACAATCCGGGTCCCTGTCGTGGCCTCAGTCAGGGAGGTCATCGGTGCCGTGGCCGACAAGCTGGGGTCAGCTGAGGACCTGCTCCTTGTCCACCTCAGCTCTGCAGGAg agaaaGTCATCTTCAAGCACAATGACGTTTCAGTATTCTCCACTGTCAGTGTTAATGGTCGGCTGTTTGCCTGCCGGAGGGATCAGCTGGACTCTTTG ACGCCTTTACCTGAGCAGGAGGGTCCCTCTTCAGGGTTTCTGACCAGCTTTGAGTTAATGAGCTCTAAAGATGTGGCCTACCACATGACCTCCTATGACTGGGAGCTTTTTAACTGTGTACATGAG CTTGAACTCATCTATCACACAATTGGGAGGCAAAACGTGAAGAAAACCACGGTGAACCTGGATTTGTTCCTGAGGAGGTTTAATGAAATCCAGTTCTGGGTGATCACAGAGATGTGTCTGTGCTCTCAGTTCAGTAAGAGGGTGCAGCTTCTCAAGAAGTTTATCAAGATCGCCGCCCA CTGTAAGGAGTACAAGAACCTGAACGCCTTCTTTGCTATCGTTATGGGACTGAGTAACCCGGCAGTGTGCCGATTGAACCAGACCTGGGAG AAACTTCCCAGCAAGTTCAAGAAGTTTTACGGGGAATTTGAAAACCTGATG GACCCGTCCAGAAACCACAGAGTGTACCGACTCACTGTAGCCAAGCTGGATCCTCCCATCATTCCCTTCATGCCACTGCTGATCAAAG ATATGACCTTTACTCATGAGGGCAACAAGACGTTTATCGACAATTTGGTCAATTTTGAGAAAATG CGGATGATAGCCAACACAGTGAAGATACTCAGATACTGCAGGAGCCAAACATTTg GTCCAGACTCCCCTCAAGCGAGCAAAAACCACCCAGGTATACGGACTTACGTGCGTCAGCTCCACGTGATCGACAACCAAAGGACTCTAACTCAGCTGTCTCATGCACTCGAGCCACGCAGGTCTTGA